One window of Quercus robur chromosome 12, dhQueRobu3.1, whole genome shotgun sequence genomic DNA carries:
- the LOC126709279 gene encoding probable xyloglucan endotransglucosylase/hydrolase protein 30 has product MDDLLRCCYGFGFGASKTFALFSIFLLISIANAAFSNLTTIPFNQGYTPLFGDGNLVRSPNGKGVRLLLDRFTGSGFISSNLYKHGFFSANIKLPSDYTAGICVAFYTSNGDVFEKSHDELDFEFLGNLEGKPWRFQTNLYGNGSTNRGREERYRLWFDPSKEFHRYSILWTANKTIFYIDEVPIREVVKNDAMGGDYPSKPMSLYTTIWDASNWATSGGRYKVNYKYAPFVAEFKDLVLEGCATDPIEQVSAADVCAEKDAYLVSQDYAIMTRKRRQAMRWFRQRFMYYSYCYDTLRYPVPPPECIISRDEKQRFKDTGRLRFGGSHHKQSRQSKRRSRTPISSSASNSNM; this is encoded by the exons atgGATGATTTATTAcgttgttgttatggttttggttttggagcATCGAAAACGTTTGCgctcttctctatctttttgtTAATCTCCATAGCCAACGCGGCTTTCAGCAATCTGACCACCATCCCTTTCAACCAAGGCTACACTCCTCTCTTCGGTGACGGCAACCTTGTTCGCTCCCCCAACGGCAAAGGCGTCCGTCTTCTCCTTGATCGCTTCACAG GTTCGGGCTTCATCTCCTCCAACCTATACAAACATGGGTTCTTCAGCGCTAACATCAAGTTGCCATCAGATTACACGGCCGGCATCTGTGTTGCCTTTTAT acaTCAAACGGTGACGTATTTGAGAAGAGCCATGATGAGTTAGACTTCGAGTTTTTAGGGAACCTTGAAGGTAAGCCATGGAGGTTCCAAACCAATTTGTACGGTAATGGTAGCACAAACCGCGGCCGGGAGGAGCGGTATCGTCTTTGGTTTGACCCCTCCAAGGAGTTCCACCGATACAGCATTCTTTGGACTGCCAATAAAACTAT ATTTTATATCGATGAAGTTCCAATAAGAGAGGTGGTGAAAAATGATGCAATGGGTGGTGACTACCCATCAAAGCCGATGTCACTGTACACAACCATATGGGACGCTTCAAATTGGGCCACGTCGGGAGGTAGATACAAAGTGAATTACAAGTATGCACCCTTTGTAGCCGAATTCAAGGACCTTGTCCTAGAGGGTTGCGCCACGGACCCAATTGAGCAAGTCTCGGCTGCTGATGTTTGTGCTGAAAAGGATGCTTACCTAGTCAGCCAAGACTATGCAATCATGACACGTAAGCGCCGCCAAGCCATGCGGTGGTTCCGCCAAAGGTTCATGTATTACTCTTATTGCTATGATACGTTGCGTTACCCCGTGCCACCACCCGAATGTATCATTAGTCGAGATGAGAAGCAGCGGTTCAAAGACACTGGAAGATTGAGATTTGGAGGGAGCCACCACAAACAATCAAGGCAATCAAAGCGGCGAAGTCGGACCCCAATTTCTTCTTCAGCCTCTAATAGTAATATGTGA